The nucleotide window TGTTGTTGGCAACGCTTTGCCTGCTGTGTTACCGCGAGACAAGCTTCCGATTGCACGTATATGCTGCCATGCTGTGCATCGTATTGGCCACCCTAACGAAAGAGTTCGCCCTGGCGTTTCTTCCTGGCGCAGCGTTTGTGCTCGCCGCCCACGACTCTGCAGACAATAAGACCGGGGCGTTGCAGCGTAATGTCCGCCGGATAATTCTGACCACAGTGATCATAACTACGTCTGTCGCGGCACTGTTCTTTGCCTTGCGTCTGGTGGCGTTTTCTACCAACTCGTCCCGCATCGCTATGACGCTCAGGTTTATTCTGGTCGATCCGCTGCACACGGCCAAGGTTTTTATGGGTGCCTTCGCCTTTTACCTTAAAAAAATATTCATTCCCTGGCCGCTCAATTTTGCCATCGTCGAAATCGACCCACTATACGAGCTTCTTGCAATTCCGCTTCTGGTCATTTGCCTGTTTGTACTTATCAAGCGGAATATGGCATCGTCTCTCTTTCTGACGGGGGTGCTCCTCTTCACTCCATCCTTTGTGATCGCATTCAACCAGATCGCCTGGACTCCCTATGCCGAGCGCTATGCCTATCTATCAACGGCTTATGTTGTTCTAAGCGTGGCGTTATATAGTGTGAACCGGTGGGGGGAACAGCTCAAGCAACTCATGATTCCTGTCGTTGCCTTTCTGTTATGTATTGGGGGGGGAACGACCTTGGTAAGAAACATCACTTGGCAGACAAATTCTTCATTGATACATGATACGGTAGTAAAATCCCCCGATGTCGCAAACATTCGGCTTCTCTATGGTGCGCAACTTGCCGAGCGCGGGCAGTTAGATGAAGCGTTGAACCAGTTCGAACAGGGGAAACGCCTGCCTGGCTTGGGGTATGACGAGCGATTCGATCTGAACATTGCCGCAATCCTGCTGGAACGTCATCAGAGAGATGAGGCCATTGCACTGCTTGAGGAGGCCGTGAAACGATCGAAAGGGAGGTCCGAACGACCGATGCGGGAGCTGCTGACACTGCTGGACAAGAAATTGGTCAGGTCGCGGGATGTCATGGAGCGAGATATGCTTGGAAAGCGCATCATATTATTACGTAAGGATATCTACCGTCTTACCCATGATGCTACAGAATTTGATGGCATGCGCGATACGGCGCACCTCATTGGCGATACTGAGCTTGAACGCCGGTTTGCAAAGCTGTCTGAACGTTCGCCGAACAAACAACCATAATGTGGAGGTCTGGGCCGGATGATTGAAGTTATCAAAATCAGCCTCAAGGGTATTTTCCGCGACCGTATTTTTCATGGCATCATGGCATTGGCCGTGCTCTTCCTGTTCATCCCGTCTGCCGCCTCGCTCTCCATGCGCCAAGTGACGGAACTCTCCATCACCCTTTCGCTGTCGTTAATGTCTTTCATAATGCTACTTTTGGCCGTTTTTTTGGGGGCGACTTCCATCTGGAGGGACATCGAGCGACGCTACACCTTCAGTGTGCTGAGTCTGCCGATTAGCCGCAGTGCCTACTTCGTAGGACGATTCTGCAGCATTGCTCTATTTTTGCTGTTGACCGCGCTGATTCTGGGCTGTGCCACCTTTTTGGTGGTTACGGTTGCTTCGTCTATCTATCCTCCAACGAAACCTTTGTCGTGGTATGCCCTTGCTACGGGTGTCGTTTTCAGTTCGCTCAAGTACATTTTGTTGATTGCTGTCGCCATGCTACTGTCCACCATCAGCACTTCCTTTTTTCTGCCGGTATTCGGAACGCTCTGTGCCTATCTGGCAGGCTCTATCACTCAGCAGGTCTATGACTTCCTCCAGACACCTTCCGCGATGAAGGCGATTTCGCCGTTTGTGAAACAGGCTGCTTTGTTCTTTTACTACCTGCTACCGAACCTCAGTGCATTTGACTTTAAGGTTAACGCCATCTACTCCCTTCCGCTAAATGCCGGAGGACTGCTGGTAACGGTGCTCTATTTTGCCATCTACACAGCGGTTCTGTTGGCGGCAGGCGCGATCCTCCTGGGGCAGAGAGAGCTGAAATGAGCAATATGCTCCGCCCTTCAATTATCCTGCTGTTTGCACTGGCATGTTACGGGACCGTTCTGGGACCCTTCAGCACCTATATGAAACAAAAACCGGTGGAGGAGAAGCTGGGCTATGTGCCCAGTGCCCAACTGCTCCGTTATCTTAGCGCCGACCACGAGGAGTTTTTGGGGGCGTCGCTGGTCATGAAGGCAACCATGTACTTCGGGGGAATAGTTGAGAAGCAGCAGGCCAAGGTCATTGTTGCTCCCCCGGATTATCAGGGCATGTCACGTCTGCTCCATGGTGCCGTGCAGTTGGACCCCTACAACATGGATGCCTACTATTTTGCCCAGTCTTTTCTTACCTGGGATGCAAAACAGTACAAGCTTGCCAACGAGCTGCTGGATTACGGCATGAAATACCGCACCTGGGACTGGTATCTTCCCTTTTTCGCCGGTTTCAACAACGCCTATTTCCTGAAGGATTATGCCGCGGCAGCCAAATATTATAAACTTGCCGGAGAGCTTTCCGGCTCTGACCTGTCGAAGCTTCTGGCTGGCCGCTACATGCAGGAGTCCGGGCAGACCGAGCTTGCCATCGGCTATCTTGCGGCCATGGAAAAGGGGGAGAAGAACGAGGCCCTGAAACGGAATTATCAGGTGCGGCTGAACGCGTTCCGTGAGGTGCGCCGGATCGAACAGGCGCGGGACAAATTCAAGGAGATAAAGGGCAGGCGGCCGGCAACGATCGAACAATTGACGCAGGAAGGCTTTCTCGTTCCCCGGCCGGTTGATCCGTACGGCGGACAGTTCTACCTCGAACCAGACGGTAAGGTGGCGACCACCAGCAAGTTCGCCTTCGTAGGACAGAAAAAGGCAATCAACGAAAATCCCGGGGAATCAGATGAACGCCATTGAGATAAACGGACTTTGCAAGCAGTTCATTGCCAAACGCAGGGCCGAGGTCGATGCCCTGAAGGAGCTCTCTCTGTCCATGGAGGAAGGAGAAATTTTCGGCTTCCTCGGTCCCAACGGCGCCGGTAAAAGCACTACCATCAAGTGCCTGATGGGGCTGATCCGGCCGACTGCCGGCACCGCAACGGTCATGGGGGAGCGGATCGGAACCGTTGAATCCCGGCAAAAGGTGGGTTTCCTGCCGGAGAACCCGGCCTTTTACGATTACCTCTCGGCCGAGGAGTACCTCCGGTTTGTCGGCAGGACCTTCAAAATGCCTGAGGAGCTGCTGGCGCGCAGGATGGACGAAACGATCAGGCTGCTGGAGCTGTGGGATGCCCGCAAACGCCCCATGCGCGGCTACAGCAAAGGGATGGTGCAGCGGGTGGGGCTGGCCCAGACGCTGATCCATGATCCCGAAGTGTACATTCTGGATGAACCCATGAGCGGCCTGGATCCCCTCGGCCGTGCGCTGGTAAAAGAGATCATTCTTGACCTGAAAAAACGGGGCAAAAGCGTCTTTTTCAGCACGCACATCACCGATGACGTGGAGAAGGTGTGTGACCGGGTAGGGGTGATCGTTCAGGGGAGACTGATGGCTCTGGACAGCGTTGAAAACATCATGCGCAGCGGCATTGAGGGATACATCGTCCAAACAAGGGCTGACCGGGGAAATCACCAGGTATTGGCAGGATTTGAGCGTCTGCGGGGCAGCGACCTGTTTCTCGAATACCTCGTGCCGGCCTCGCAGTTCAACCGTTTTGTCGAGCTGACGGGACAGAATTCTGTGGAGATCACGCTGATAGAAACGAAGCGGAAGGATCTGGAAGCGTTCTTCCTGGAAATAGTGGAAAAAGAAAAAGGGAAGGCTTGAAGCGCCTTCCCTTTCCCTGCTTGAATCGAATTAACTCTCTATTCGCGGAAACAACGCCTCTGCCTTGGTAATGGTGCATCCTGCCTGCAAGCCACCCCACACCAGACCCGTCTTGTCGATCTCTCCCCCGCAGCCCAGACTCTGCAAGGCCTTTGCGGCTGTGCCGGGCATGAATGCCGAAACAAGGGTGTGCACGATCCGTTGTGACTCCAGCAGGCAGTACATGACCGTTGCCAGACGCCCCCGCTGTGCCGGGTCCTTGGCCAGGACCCAGGGGGCCGACTCGTCGATATACTTGTTGCCTGCCGAAACCACCTCCCAGATCGCCTGGAGCGCCTTGCTGAAGGCCAGATCGTCCAGGCAGCCGTTGACGGTAGTCAGCATCTCCTCGGTCTTCTGTTTCAGGGCAGTATCGATCTCCGTCAGGGCTTCCGGGGCAGGCAGGACACCATCGAAATACTTGACCGCCATGGCGGTGGAGCGGCTGAGCAGGTTGCCCAGATCGTTGGCCAGGTCGGAATTCAGCCTCTGCACCAGTGCAGTGTGGGAGAAGTCGCCGTCCAGGCCGAAGGGTACCTCGCGCAGCAGGAAGTACCTGACAACGTCCACACCGTACTTGTCGATCAGCATGTTCGGCTCGACCACGTTCTGCAGGCTCTTGCTCATCTTCTGCCCCTCGACAGTCCACCAGCCGTGGGCAAAGACCTTCTCCGGCAGGGGCAGACCGGCCGCCATCAGGAAGGTGGGCCAGTAGACTGCGTGAAAGCGCAGGATATCCTTGCCGATCAGATGCACATTTGCCGGCCAGAAACGCTCATATTCGGTGGTCTGGTTCGGATAACCCAGGGCGCTCATGTAGTTGGTCAGAGCATCGAACCAGACGTAGATCACGTGCTTCTCGTTGCCCGGCACCGGGATACCCCAGGTGAAGGTGGTACGCGATACCGACAGGTCGCGCAGCCCTTCCTTCACGAAGGAGATGATCTCGTTGCGTTTGCTTTTGGGCTGGATGAATTCGGGATTGGCCTCGATGTGCGCCAGCAGGGCTTCCTGATATTTGCTCATCCTGAAAAAGTACGATTCTTCCTTCAGCTTTTCCACCGGCCGGTTGCAGTCGGGACAGCGGTCTTCGATCAGCTGGGTTTCGGTCCAGAAGGTTTCGCAGGGGGTGCAGTACCAGTCCTCGTATTCCCCCAGGTAGATGTCCCCCTTCTCCATGATGTCAGAGAATATGTGCACCACCCCTTTTTTATGCCGCTCCTGGGTGGTCCTGATGAAATCGGTGTTGGAAATCTCCAGGCGCTCCCAGAGGGCCTGAAAGCGCTTTACTACCCGGTCCGCCAACTCCAGCGGAGTCTCGCCGGCAGTGGTGGCAGCCTTTTCCACCTTCTGCCCGTGCTCGTCGCTGCCAGTCAGAAAGTAGACGTCGAAACCCATCATCCGCTTGTAGCGGGCCAATACGTCTGCTGCCACGGTAGTATAGGCGTGGCCGATGTGGGGAACGTCGTTGACGTAGTAGATAGGCGTGGTGACGTAGAATGCAGGCTTCATGGTAAACTCCCGGGAAATAATATGGAATAAAGTGTAGTGTTATGGCTTCCGATTGGGGGTGCTGCCATCCGAAGGGGCTCCCCCGCCGCCGGGCTTGCGGTGCCCATGTTTGCGGGACCGTTTTTTCCGTCCCTGTTTGGGCTGTGTCTCGGCCGGTTGGGCAGCTCCTTCGGCAGGAGCGGCCGCTGCAGCCGGTTTCTGCTCTTCGCGCTGGACAGGCGCTGCCGCGGGGCGCTCCGTGCGGCGGTCACGCCCTTTTTGCTGGCCACGTCCGCCGGAAGCGGCTTCGCTGCGCTGGGGGGGAACATCGGCAGCCGCAGCCTCTCCGACGACCTCTCCCTTTTTGACGGTGACGAGTTTGCCGTCGTCCAGCTTGAGGGTGATAGTGCCGGTCAGTATGTTCATCTTGTCCACCACGCCGGCAACGGATTCGGTCCTGACCCGTTTTCCGCATTTGGGGAGGGTCTTGCGCAGGCAGCAATACGTCTCGTATTCGTAGTCCAGGCAGCAGAGCAGGCGCCCGCACTGGCCCGAGATCTTGTTCGGATTGAGCGCCAGGTTCTGTTCCTTGGCCATCTTCACCGAAACCGGCTGGAAATCCCGCAGCCATGAGCAACAGCACAACTCGCGGCCGCAGATGCCGATGCCGCCGACCATCTTGGACTCGTCCCGTACGCCGATCTGGCGCATTTCAATGCGGGTATGGAAGGTATGGGCCAAGTCCTTGACGAGATCCCTGAAATCGACCCGGCCATCGGCGGTAAAGTAAAAGATCGCCTTGCTGCCGTCGAAAAGATACTCCACCCGGACCAGCTTCATTTGCATGTTGCGTTCCATGATGCGTCTGTTGCAGAAGGCGTATGCCTCCTTTTCCTTGCGACTGTTCTGCTCGAGGAGACTGATGTCTTCCGGGGTGGCTATGCGTTTTATGCTGAGCAGGCCGGCAGCGTCTTCAACCGGGCGCTCCACCGGAGCGCCGACCACCGAGGCGATGCCGAGCCCTTTCTCGGTCTCCACGATCACCTTGTCGCGCGGAGCGATATCGAGATCACCGGCGTTGAAGTCGTACAGCTTGCCGGCAGCGGTGAATTGTATGGTAACTATGCGTGGCAATGATTCCTCCTTGGATTGGGCTGCAACCAGCCGAAAGCGGAATCCGGTCAGGCGGCAGTGGCCCCGGCCATTTTCATCATGAGATGATCCAGGGCGAGTTTGGCGTTGGCATTGCGCTGCACGGAGCGGCGTGTTGCCAGGATGTCGTCTGCAAGTTGCATGGTCTTCTTCAGTCCCATGCGGCCTGCAAGATTCTGCAGGGCCGGACGGACAGCGCTATTGGTGATCTCCTGCTGTCCGGCCGCTAGATAGATCATGTCCCTGGCAAAGGAAAGCAGCATGTCGAGCATCTCGAGGGTGCCTTCGCGGTTCCCGCTCAATTCCTCGGATGCGTCGAAGACCGTCGCTATCCGCTCAAGGGAGATGCCGCACAGGTGTTTCAGAACCAGTTCCCTCCGTGCGGTGAGCGCATCATTGTCGAACCCCTGTGCCCGCTGCATGCTCCCTTCGGCCAGCGGAGCCAGGAGCGAGGCCGAGGCGGCATCCATGCCCTGTTGTTCCAGCAGCAGCCTGACATGTTCCGGGGACAGCGGGGCGAAGCGTATCAACTGGCAGCGTGACCGGATGGTCGGCAGCAGCATGTCGGCATTTTCGGTCAACAGGATGATGATCGCGTTACCCGGAGGCTCTTCCAGGGTTTTCAAAAAAGAGTTGGCCGAACTGACGTTCATCCGGTCGGCCGGCTCCAGAATGCAGGCCTTGCGAGGAGCTTCATAGGGCCTCAGGGCCAGGTCGCGCTGCAGGTCCCGCAGTTGGGCGATACTGATGTCACGCTTGTCGGGTAACGGCTCGATCAGGTGAATGTCCGCGTGATTGCCGGCAGCTACCTTTCGGCAGGAAGGGCAGACACCGCAGGCATCGTCGTCAACCGCACCGCAAAACAGGGCCTGGATCAGGGCCAGGGCGGTCTTTCTGCGGCCGCAGCCGGACGGTCCTTCGAAGACATAGGCGTGGGAAGCTTTGCCGGTGCGGATGGCCCGGCGGAATATCTCCACAACCCTTTCATGTCCGACGATGTCAGCGAATGGCATGAGCGAGCACTTCCAGCTTGTTGCGTACCTGCCCGACGATTGATTCGGAAATGGCGGCGATGGTGCCGCTGCCGTCGATTTTCAGGACACGCGACGGTTCCAGGCGGGCCAGCTCCAGGTAACCGTTGCGGACCCGCCGGTGGAATTCCAGCGATTCCAGTTCGAATCGTTCCTCCCGGGGGCCGGCTGATGCCTCTATCCTCTGGCGGGCCCGTTCGAGACCGGTCTGCGGATCGCAGTCAATCAGCACTGTCAGGGCCGGAACCAGGGACTGGCAGGCCAGATCGTTGAGAAGGTCGATGGTTGTGCGATCGATGCCGCGCCCGGCGCTCTGGTAGGCGATAGTGGCGTCGGTAAAACGGTCGCACAGCACGATGCTGCCCTCGGCCAGGGCCGGCTTGATCACCAGGGAAACATGCTGTGCCCGTGCGGCGGCATACAGGAGGAGTTCGGCCAGAGGGAGCAGTTCACGGTTGTCGGCATCCAGCAGTATCGCGCGGATTTTATCGGCAATGGCGCAGCCTCCCGGCTCCCGCGTCATGACGACCCGGTACCCCAAGGATTCGAGGTATTCCCCCAGCAGCCTGATCTGAGTCGTCTTGCCACACCCTTCGATGCCTTCGAACGTGATGAAAAAGCCCACTGATAGCTCCGGATGGTTTTCTTTAAACGATTAATTATAGGGCAAGCAATGCTGGCTTGGCAACTGATTTCAGGTGCAACGCATCGGGGCAGAGAAACGCGATGCGAATGCCCCGGCGAGTTTAGATTGCCAAATTTTTGGGGCATGACTATAGTCGCACTCTTGGAGGTACATGATGGAGATCGACTTCGACAATCTCGAACAGCTCCTCGAACACAGATTCTCGGATCGCCGGCTGGCCAGCCAGGCGCTGACGCATCCCTCGTTCCAGCACGAACAGAGCGGAGCAGGGGAGGGAGACTATCAGCGCCTCGAATTTCTGGGGGACTCGGTCCTTGGCATGGTGCTGGCCGAAACGCTCTATCTGCGCCTGCCGGATCGCAGCGAGGGGGATCTTTCCCGCAGCAGGTCCAGGATGGCTGACCAGGACTCGCTGGCTTCCGTTGCCAGAGGGGCCGGAGTGGGGATGTTCATCCGGCTCGGGCGGGGCGAGGAACAGACCGCGGGGCGCGATAAGGACTCCATTCTGGCCGACGTACTCGAAGCGCTGATCGGAGCGGTTTATCTGGACGGCGGTCTGGAGGCGGCACGCCGGCTGGTTCTCCGCTTGTTCGGTGACCAGCTCGAAAAACCGGGCGATGCCCTGAAAATAAACGATGCCAAGAGCGAACTCCAGGAAGTGCTGTCTGCCCGGCAGTTGCCGGCGCCATGTTATCGGTTGGTGGGTGAGTCCGGTCCCCCCCATTGCCGCCAATTCCGTTTCCAGGTGTGGCTGGGTGAATCCGTTGCAGGGGAAGGAAGCGGCCGGTCCAAGAAGGCGGCCCAGCAGGCCGCGGCTGTCCAGGCATTGGAGAAGCTGCTGACGCCGGACAATGGGCAAGCATGAGCAGGATCACGGTTCCTTTTTTCATCAGCCATCAGGGATGTCGGCATGCCTGTGTTTTCTGCGATCAGAGGACCATTTCCGGCAGTCAGGGAGCTCTTCCGAACCGCGATGAAATGCTGTGCCGGATAGCAGCCTGGCGCTGTTCCGGGGGAGACCGGCCGCTGGAGGTCGCCTTTTTCGGCGGTTCATTTTCCGCGCTGGACCGTGCCGACCAGTGGCGCCTGCTGGAGCCTCTGCAGTCGCTGATCGAAAACGGTGCTGTTAGCGGGGTCAGGATCTCCACCCGCCCCGATGCGGTCGACGCCGAAACCGTTGTTTGGCTGGCCGAACGGGGGGTCACGACCATTGAGCTGGGTGTCCAGTCCATGGATGACGGGGTGCTTGAGGCTGCCGGCCGCGGTCATCGGGCGGAAGCTTCCGAGGCTGCTATCCGCTGCGTCAGGGCCGGTGGACTCGCTGCTGGGGCGCAGCTCATGCCGGGGTTGCCGGGGGACACCCCCGCACTGGCGCTGAGTTCGCTGGAAAAGGTAATGGCAGCCGGTGCCGGCTTTGTCCGTCTGTATCCGGTGGTGGTGCTGAAAGGAACGGAACTGGCCCGCCGCTATCTGGCCGGAGAGTATCGTCCCCTCAGTGCCAGCGAAGGGATAAGCTGCTGCAAAGTGCTGCTCTGGACAGCCATGAAACGCGGAATCGAGATAATCAGGATCGGGCTGCAGGCCGATCAGGGGCTGAATGCCGAGACCGTGCTGGCCGGCTGCTGGCATCCTGCCCTGGGGCAGTTGGTGCGCTCCGAGCTTTACTTCGATCTACTGGTCCGATTGGCGTCCGGTCTGGACCGCAGCCAGCCGATCACGGTGAAATGCCACCCTTCGCGAGTGTCGGACGTGATCGGTCAAGGGCGGTCGAACGTGATCCGGCTACGGCAGCAGGGACTCGACGTCCGCACCGTTCTGCCCGAACCGGCTTTGACTCCGCCTGAAATCGAACTTTTGAGTAAACAACCCAAGAAAGGTTCCCTACTGCATGATTTGGTCTATTGATTACGAACGCGGGCCGCGGGAGGCAAACCATGCCTGAACTGCCCGAGGTGGAGAGTACCGCCCAGGCTCTGCGGGAGAGCCGGCCCGGTCTGTCGGATCGCCGGATAGAGGAGGTGCAGGTTCTGTGGCCTGGAGTACTGCAGGATGTTTCTGTTCACGATTTCGAGCGGCGACTGCTGCATGCCCGGTTCACCTCCGTCGGCCGGCATGGCAAATACCTGCTCCTGGGGCTGCGGAGCAAGGAGGGAAACGACTCCTTTCTCGTCGTCCACCTGCGCATGACCGGCAGGCTTTACCTGGTTGCGGCTTCCGAGGCGATCGCACGCCATACCCGCCTTGCCATTCTGCTGGATCAGGATATGGCATTGCGTTTCGACGATCCGCGTAAATTTGGCAGGGTTTGGCTGGTGGAGAATGCCTCCGCTGTGGTGAGCGGACTGGGACCCGACGCCCTGACGGTCAGCTTCGATGACTTTGCCGCCAGGATGGAGGCCTGCCGGCGGCAGATCAAGCCGCTGCTGCTGGACCAGTCCGTCCTGGCAGGCATTGGCAACATCTATGCCGATGAGATCCTGTTTCGTGCCGGCCTGCACCCGCTCACTAACTCCGGAGAGCTTACCCGTGAACAGGTACGGCTTCTGTACGAGATGATCATCGCGGTACTGCAGGAAGCGGTGGCAGCCCAGGGGGCCAACATCGACGGCGTATTCAAGGCGGGACAGTTCGTGGTGAACGTTTACGGCCGGCACGGTTCGGAGTGCCGGATCTGCGGGAACAGGATCGTCAAGCTCAAGGTAGGGCAGCGCGGGACCCATATCTGCACCCACTGTCAGGGGCATGGCAAACCACGTTGACTTTAGGGCCAATGGTTGCTACATGGAAGTGGAAATTTCCGGAATAAACGCGCGATCATCATTCATCCTGCTGACAAGGAGGGGGCTATGAGGTTACGGATTCTGGGCAGCGCCGGTGCTGAACTTCCCGACTTCAGGCCTCCGGCCTTTCTGATCGACGAGCATCTGCTGCTGGATGCCGGGACGATCGGCTCGGTGCTGACCGAGGAAGATCAGTTGAAGCTTCGGAATATCTTCATCACCCATTCCCATCTCGACCATATCCGCGGTATCCCGGCGCTGGCGGACAACATCATCATCAGGAACCTCGATCGCACCGTCAACATTTTTAGCACCCAACCGGTCATTTCCGCCCTGCGCGACCACCTGTTCAATGGTGTCATCTGGCCTGATTTCACCAGGATTCCCACTCCTGAACATCCGGTGCTGTGCTTCAATATGATCGTTCCCGGGCAGGGCAATGATGTCGCGGGCTATTCGATCACTGCTGTAGAGGTGCACCATACCGTTCCGGCTGTCGGTTACATTGTTGCCAAGGATGGCGTTAGCTTGGCCTACACTGGCGATACTGGTCCGACCGACATTTTCTGGCGCCATGTTTCCGGTGCCGATGCCCTGATAGTCGAGGTATCCTTTCCGGACAACATGGAAGAGCTGGCCTTGCTGACACAGCACCTGACCTGCTCGTTGCTGCGCCGGGAACTGAAAAAGATCGGAACGCTGCCGCGCCGCGTACTGATTACGCATCCGAAACCCCAGTATTACGACACCATCAAGCGCGAGATCGAAAACCTGGGGATGCCGGAAATCGAGCTGCTCCACGACGGCGCGGTTTTCGACCTCTGATGTCCGCCTCCGGCCGGGGCGCCCGGCCGTCAACCGGTTGTTCAGGCGATCGCCATGATCCTGCCGCAGATTCACTCCTCTCCTGTTGGGATCGGAAGTTAGTTTTTTCAGCCTTGCTAAAATGGCTGATTGGCTGTAAAATTTGTAAGTTTTGAATGACTTGACGTGGAGGGATTGTAATGTTCAGTGAAGCGGGTAAGACAAAATTCCAGGTTGACCTCCGCCAGCACTTGCGCGACCAGAACATCAGCGGCAACCTCGTTCATCTGATCTGCGAGATTGCCGAGGCCAGCAAGTACGTGATCAATGCGGTGCGTACCGGTGATCTCGGTGTGGCCGGCACCTCGAATCTCTATGGTGAGGAACAGCTCGCGCTGGATGTTCTTTCCGACCGCATCATGCGCAAGCGTCTGCAGCACTCCGGAGTCGTCTGCAATATCGCCTCGGAGGAGATGGAGGAGATTTTCCAGGTTTCCAGCAACCCCCAGGGAATGTTTTCCGTAGCATACGATCCCCTCGACGGTTCATCGTTGGTGGACGTCAATCTCGCGGTTGGCACCATCGTCGGCATCTACCAGGGCTGCGACCTGCTCCAGCCCGGCCGCAAGATGGTCGGGGCCATGTATATTCTGTACGGACCGCGGGTTTCGCTGGTCTATTCGGTCGGCAAGGGGGTCTACGAATTCACCATGAACCAGCTGATGGAGTACACCCTGACCCGCGAGCAGATCCAGATGAGGCCTTCCGGCGATATCTACTCCCCCGGCGGGCTGCGCAAGAAGTATAGCGAACCCAATGAACTCTTCATTCGCTACTTGGAGGAGAAGGGTTCAAAGCTGCGGTATTCCGGCGGTTTTGTTCCCGATATCAATCAGATACTGATGAAGGGCAAGGGGCTTTTCATGTATCCGGCCCTGAATGACAGCCCCCATGGAAAGTTGCGGCTGCTGTTCGAACTCAATCCGATGGCATTTCTGCTGGAGCAGGCCGGCGGCATGGCAACCAACGGCGAAGTGCCGATACTCGACATCGTACCGAATGGCCTTGACCAGCGCTGTCCGATCTATATCGGTTGCCGGGAGGATGTGCAGAAGGCGGCTGAGTTCCTGAACGGTCATGGCTAGGCAACCAAAGGAACCGGGAATGGAAGAAAGAAACGAGATGGAGACGCCTGTCAGTCAGGCGCAGCGGCTTTGCAGCGAGATACAACTTTTTGATCTGTGCGAGCTTGAGCGGTGCGGCCATAAAAACGGAAGGTTCTGCACGGATACGAACCTACTGGCCAAATTCGAACGCATTTCGGAAGAGGAGACATACAGGATCGAACCCGGCCAGGAGCAATCCGACGACGATGATTGCAGCGGTGACTATGATGACGATTTTGATGCCAGCTGCGAAGGAGACGATGAGGACCGGTGGGAAGAGTGATGTGCTGACAACGGAAAGATACGGAAAAGGGGAGCGGATAATCCGCTCCCCTTTTTTTGTGCCCTGAAATTCTCCCTCAGGAAGTCCGGCTTGGATCAGTCGAACTTCTTGCCGGCGCATTCCTCCCAGCGCGAGCGAGGAACCGATAAAAAGAGTTCGGCGATTGCGGGATCGAACTGGCTGCCGCTGAATTTGCGGACCTCGCTGATAACGGCGTCGAAGGGAAGCGCCTGGCGGTAGGGACGATCGGACGTCATGGCATCCAGCGTGTC belongs to Geobacter sp. SVR and includes:
- a CDS encoding elongator complex protein 3; this translates as MSRITVPFFISHQGCRHACVFCDQRTISGSQGALPNRDEMLCRIAAWRCSGGDRPLEVAFFGGSFSALDRADQWRLLEPLQSLIENGAVSGVRISTRPDAVDAETVVWLAERGVTTIELGVQSMDDGVLEAAGRGHRAEASEAAIRCVRAGGLAAGAQLMPGLPGDTPALALSSLEKVMAAGAGFVRLYPVVVLKGTELARRYLAGEYRPLSASEGISCCKVLLWTAMKRGIEIIRIGLQADQGLNAETVLAGCWHPALGQLVRSELYFDLLVRLASGLDRSQPITVKCHPSRVSDVIGQGRSNVIRLRQQGLDVRTVLPEPALTPPEIELLSKQPKKGSLLHDLVY
- the mutM gene encoding DNA-formamidopyrimidine glycosylase; translation: MPELPEVESTAQALRESRPGLSDRRIEEVQVLWPGVLQDVSVHDFERRLLHARFTSVGRHGKYLLLGLRSKEGNDSFLVVHLRMTGRLYLVAASEAIARHTRLAILLDQDMALRFDDPRKFGRVWLVENASAVVSGLGPDALTVSFDDFAARMEACRRQIKPLLLDQSVLAGIGNIYADEILFRAGLHPLTNSGELTREQVRLLYEMIIAVLQEAVAAQGANIDGVFKAGQFVVNVYGRHGSECRICGNRIVKLKVGQRGTHICTHCQGHGKPR
- a CDS encoding 3',5'-cyclic-nucleotide phosphodiesterase — encoded protein: MRLRILGSAGAELPDFRPPAFLIDEHLLLDAGTIGSVLTEEDQLKLRNIFITHSHLDHIRGIPALADNIIIRNLDRTVNIFSTQPVISALRDHLFNGVIWPDFTRIPTPEHPVLCFNMIVPGQGNDVAGYSITAVEVHHTVPAVGYIVAKDGVSLAYTGDTGPTDIFWRHVSGADALIVEVSFPDNMEELALLTQHLTCSLLRRELKKIGTLPRRVLITHPKPQYYDTIKREIENLGMPEIELLHDGAVFDL
- a CDS encoding class 1 fructose-bisphosphatase; this encodes MFSEAGKTKFQVDLRQHLRDQNISGNLVHLICEIAEASKYVINAVRTGDLGVAGTSNLYGEEQLALDVLSDRIMRKRLQHSGVVCNIASEEMEEIFQVSSNPQGMFSVAYDPLDGSSLVDVNLAVGTIVGIYQGCDLLQPGRKMVGAMYILYGPRVSLVYSVGKGVYEFTMNQLMEYTLTREQIQMRPSGDIYSPGGLRKKYSEPNELFIRYLEEKGSKLRYSGGFVPDINQILMKGKGLFMYPALNDSPHGKLRLLFELNPMAFLLEQAGGMATNGEVPILDIVPNGLDQRCPIYIGCREDVQKAAEFLNGHG